In a single window of the Streptomyces brevispora genome:
- a CDS encoding GNAT family N-acetyltransferase — protein sequence MSDLHIRCAAPTDIDAVLRFWRTAAEGTSISDDRDGVGRLVARDPEALLLAERDGVMVGTVIAGFDGWRCSAYRLAVAPGCRRQGIATALMEAAEQRFTALGGRRADAMVLEANERAHHTWAASGYHREDHWRRWVKPLRG from the coding sequence ATGAGTGATCTCCATATCCGTTGCGCCGCCCCCACCGATATCGACGCCGTGCTGCGGTTCTGGCGCACGGCGGCTGAAGGTACAAGCATCAGTGACGACCGCGACGGGGTGGGACGGCTCGTCGCACGCGACCCGGAAGCCCTGCTCCTCGCGGAGCGTGACGGGGTAATGGTCGGCACCGTCATCGCCGGTTTCGACGGGTGGCGGTGCTCCGCCTACCGACTGGCCGTTGCCCCGGGGTGCCGCCGGCAAGGCATCGCCACCGCGCTGATGGAAGCGGCGGAACAGCGGTTCACCGCGCTCGGCGGACGACGCGCCGATGCCATGGTCCTGGAGGCCAACGAGCGCGCGCACCACACCTGGGCCGCGTCCGGCTACCACCGCGAGGACCACTGGCGGCGCTGGGTGAAGCCGCTGCGGGGGTGA